The Imtechella halotolerans DNA window TTAGGGTTCTCATTCACCAACGATCAAATTGGACCTCAAGACTTTAATAGCATAGCGGCTGATTTATCGTATTCTCTTGATTTTGATTATGGAAGAAAACTGTCTTTTGGGTTTAAAGTAGTAGGTGATTTACTAAATGTAGATTATACTAAGTTAGATATTTATCATCCGGACGACCTTAAATTTCAATCTAATATTGACAATCGATTTTCTCCAAATTTTGGCGCAGGCATTTATTGGAGTACCCCTGATTATTACCTAGGAATTTCTACACCACGTATTTTAGAAACTAAGTTTTACGATCAACAAAAGGAATCTGTTGTAAGAGAAAAAATGCACTATTACCTAATAGGTGGTTATGTTTTTGATCTCACACACGATGTAAAATTGAAACCTGCTTTCATGAGTAAAATTGTTCAAGGTTCACCTTTACAAATCGATCTTTCAGCAAATGCATTATTTATGGAAAAATTTACCCTAGGATTAGCCTATCGGGTAGACGCCGCTATGAGTGCATTGGCCGGATTCCAATTATCTGATCAACTATTTATTGGATATGCCTATGACGCTGAGACAACAAAACTTGCGAATCATAATTCTGGTTCTCATGAGATCTTTTTACGATTTGAGTTACTAGGTAACTATAAGCGGATAATTACACCCCGATTCTTCTAATTTACTTTACTATGAAAAAATCAATCATTTTTTATATCATTTGTGCAGTATTTGCATGTAATAGCGTATTTGCTCAGCGCGTAAATCTTACTAAGGCCGCTGAGGCCTATGAGCAATTTGCCTATGTTGATGCAATTGAAACTTACGAACGAATTGCCGCTAAAGGATTTCGTTCTCAAGAAATGCTACAGCAATTAGCTAATGCATATTATTTTAGAGCTGATTACCAAAATGCGGCAAGATGGTACAAGGAACTTTTTAACCTTAATGCACAACAAGCTCCTGCATATTTTTATCGTTATGCTCAGAGTCTTAAGGCCTTAGAGAATTATCCTGAAGCCGATAAAATGATGAGCGAATTTACGGTGCTATCACAAAAAGAACGTAGGGCACAATTAAGCAAAGAGCGAAAAGATTACCTAACTGAAATAACACGTAATTCAGGGAGTTATGAAGTTAAGCCTTTATCTATTAATTCACCCTATTCTGATTACGGTGCAGTATTCTATAAGAATCGAATTGTATTTACCTCTGCCCGTGATACTGGAGGACTTTCCAAACGTAAAGATCACTGGACTGGAGAAAGTTTTACTAATCTCTATGAGGCGGAAATCACCAATATGGGTGAAGCAATAAACCCAGTTCGTTTTTCAGCAAACCTTAGCAGTAAATTTCACGAATCTACCCCTACTTTTACTAAGGATGGAAGCACCATTTATTTCACAAGAAATAACTTTCACAACCACAAGAGGAAGACCAATAAACAGCAAACAACATTGCTAAAAATATACAGAGCTTCTTATCTTAACGGTGAATGGACAAATATTGAAGAACTTCCTTTCACAAGTGATGAGTATAGTACAGCCCATCCTATTTTAACGCCATCTGAAGATTTCTTATATTTTGTTTCTGATATGCCTGGCAGTATTGGTAAATCTGATTTGTATAGGGTAGCTATTAACAAAGACGGCTCCTTTGGAAAGCCTGAAAATTTAGGTGATTATATAAACACTGAGGGGAAGGAATCCTTTCCTTTTATTTCACAGGATAATGTTCTTTTTTTCGCTTCTGATGGGTATCCCGGACTAGGAGGGTTAGACATGTATGCAAGTAAAATAAATGAAGATGGAAGTTTTAGTGTACCACAAAACTTAAGTACACCTTTAAACAGTCCAATGGATGACTTTAGTTTTATTATGAATCCAACTACTAAACACGGTTATGTAAGTTCAAATAGAAGTAATGGAATTGGCGGTGATGACATATATTTAGTACATGAATTACGTCCGCTACAGTTTTCATGTAATCAATTGATTTCAGGCATAATCACGGACAAGGAAACAGGAAAACCTATGGACGGAGTTAAGGTTTCACTTCTTGACAATCAATTTAAGGTCCTAAAAACTGTCATTACCCAAAATGACGGAAATTATCTTTTTGAAGATCTTAATTGTGGGGATATATATTATGTTCGTGCTGAGAAAGAATCCTATGAAATTAAAGAAATTCCGGTAACTCTTCCTCAAGAAAATGGGACATCAAACGTACCCATCAAACTCGACAAAAAACGAATTCCAGTGAAGGTCGGCGATGATTTGGCGAAAATATTCAATATAGAAATGATCTATTTTGATTTTAATAAATATGACATTCGCCCGGATGCCGCCCTTGATTTATCTAAAATTGTGGATATGATGAAGGAATATCCAAATATGCAGGTTAGTATACGTACTCACACTGATAGTAGAGGTTCAAAAAAATACAATGAACGACTATCTGATAATAGAGCAAAATCTATCATGAAATGGATGACTCAACAAGGTATAGAGGCTAAAAGGCTTATAGCCAAAGGGTACGGTGAAAGTCAATTAATTAATAAATGCGCTGACACAGTAGAATGTACTGAAGAAGAACATCAACTTAACAGACGTAGTGAATTTTTAATTATTCAATTATAATCTCATTACATTATAAAGAAAGCGGGAGTTCCCGCTTTCTTTTTGTTTAGTTCTGTAAGGTTGGCACAATTTCTATACTGTATTTATAAACTTTAGGTGGAATAGTATACTCTTGGTGAACCTTAGCCCCCCAAGAATTATCTCCCCCTACTCCCATTTGTAGTAAATCCAAATTCCATTGCATTTGATCTCCTAGTTTAATATCTGCCCCATGTCTTGTTGTCACTGGCACTAAACCTGAAGCTGATTCTGCTCCATCTTTACCCTCAACAAAATCTAACTCGGTCATATTAAAAGGCCATGTACTCGTATTTATATAGCCTAAAGTTCCTTTAGCGGTTAGACTAAGTGAAGATGATTGTATTTTTACCCATCTCACATCCGTTCTATTACCTGTTTCTTGAGGACGCATATATCTGTGAAATGCATCCGATATTTCAGTAGTATAAATTCCTGCCTTTACTCCTGTTTTTCGGTCCCAATAGCTTTCTTCTGGTCCGTTGCCATACCATGAAACCTTATTATACTTTGTAGGTAGTAACATAAACATACCTATTCTGGGTATAGAAGGTAATTCCTTTTTGATTGGTGTAAATGAATAGTCAAGTCCCAAGGAGCCATCATTTCCTAATGTAAAAGCAATAGAAACGTCAGCCTCCTGATTAGGTAAATCATATTGTACTTTAAAAGTAACCCCTTTATCTGTCTTATTAGGAGGAGATACTAACCGCGCCTTTAAATTATAGGTTGCATCTTGCCAAACTTTCGCCCATGACTGCATTCCATTTCCTAGGTCATTATCTGTTGGTGGACGCCAAAAATTTGGTCTTATGGGTGAATTACTAACAACTGTGTTATTGAAGACCCATTGGGTAATTTCGCCCGTCATTTTGTTTAGCTCTAAGGAAACTAAATCATTACTTATTTCAATAATTTCTTTGTTCGAATTAATTTCCAAGGATTTACCATCACCTTGTTTTTGAGCTTGGATTCCTTTTTTATGAATTATAAATTGATCCCATGCAATTTCATGTCCTTTGGGAATCATTTCTGTTTCCTTCTTTTGATACATTACCACTTCTAAAATGTACTCATTGTTAGCGTTAAATGTAGATGGAATTCCCTTCAAAAAGATGGTTTGCTTTTCTTGAGGAGGTATTGACATCCTAAATGGTTCACCTTCGTCCACCAAAACACCATTTTCAAACAACTTCCAAATCATTTCCTTGTCAGAAAGATTGGTGAAGAAGTTTTTATTATCGACTTGTAAGATTCCTTTTCCTAAATATGAAAATTGGATGGGTTCATAAACCTTTTTTACCTCAACAATATGTGGATGTGGTCTTCGATAAGGATCTACTAAACCGTTATTTAGAAAGTTACCATCAGTCGGTAAATCCGGGTGAAAATCATGACCGTATGCAAAATAAGGTGTACCATTCTTGTCTTTATATTCTAAACTCTGATCAACCCAATCCCAAATATACCCTCCTTGCAAATTGGGGTATTTCTCAATGATATCCCAATAATCTTGCAAATTACCTACAGAATTACCCATAGCATGCGCATACTCAATCATAATAGATGGCTTTGTCGAATTCGATTGGCCATGTTCTATAAGATAATTAAATCGAGGATACATCGGACAATAGATATCTGTGTAATCTTCCTTTCTCGCTGGCTCATACTGTACAATTCGATTATTATCCTGAGATTTAATCCAATTATACATCGTCTTAAAAACGGTTCCCTCTCCAGCTTCATTACCAAGTGACCATGAATAAATACTAACGTGATTTCTATCTCTGTAAAACATTCGTTTTAGACGCATCATATGAGCAGGAAGCCAGCTTTCTTCATTACCTATTTGTGTGTCTTCATTAATAGCCAATGGGTGGCTTTCAATATTCGCTTCGTCTACTACATATAGACCATATTTATCGCATAATTCCAACCAGTAGGGATCATTTGGATAATGTGAACTTCTTACGGCATTTATATTATGCTGCTTCATAAGTTTAATATCCATTTCCATATACTCTTTAGGAACAACATGACCACTAATAGGATGAGTTTCATGCCTGTTTACTCCTCTAATATATATAGGCTGTCCATTTACTAGCAATTGACTATTTTTTATTTCTACTCGCTTAAAGCCAGTATAGGCATTTATATACTGATTATTAAAACTATTGTCCATATCCTCCATAGCTATGGCAACTTTATATCTATTAGGTTCCTCAGCTGACCATTTATTCACCTTATGAAATATTTTTTCAACTGACACTACTATTGAAGAATCCGCTGGAATGATGAGAATTTCATTTGATGAAAATAATAGACTATCAGCATCTTTTATGGCTATTGTTAATGTACGTTTCGCGTCCTGGGATAATGTATTTTTTAGGGTGACTTCAGCATTTAATACGCCATCAGTATAGGAACTGTCCAAATTAGTCTGAACGTAATAATCTGCAATACTTACTTTTGGTTGGGTATATAAATACACATCACGCTCAATTCCACTCACACGTAACATGTCTTGACTCTCAAGATAACTGGCATCACTCCATCTAAACATTTGTAGGGCAATAAGATTACTTCCTGGATGAAGATACGGTGTGATATTAAATTCTGCAGGTGTTTTGCTCCCCTGTGAATACCCTACATACTCTCCATTAACATATACATACATAGCTGATTTAGCTGCTGCGAAATGTAGAATTATATCCTCAGAAAGCATTTCCTTACTTATTTCAACTAGTTTTCGATACGTCCCTACAGGATTATAATCAGTTGGTATATCAGGCCATTTTGTTTCAAAAGGATAGCGCTCATCTAGGTAAATGGGATGATCAAATCCTTCGGTTTCCCAATTAGCAGGAACCTTGATTTCTCCCCAATGGGAATCATCATAGGTAACATGCTGAAAGGTAGTAGGTCTTTGTTTAGGATCTTTTACAAAATGGAATTTCCAAGAACCATTAAGGCTTAAAAATCGTTTAGAATCTTCCTTACGGTTAATATTTGAAGATTCAACTCCAAAAAAGGTAGCCCTTGGCGGCAATTTATTTTCTTCAAAAACTGTATGATTGTAATGATTCGTTTGTGCTGGAACCTCTGAAAGGTTTCTTTCTTGACAAGAAATTCCAACAAATGCCAGGATAATTACTATTATTATTTTATTCACGTCAATTAATTTTAGTTTAATACACATTTAAAGCAACCCACTTACTTTTTCATTTTAGAAAGCAGCTGAGTCCTCTCAATTAACATCAATACTCATATTGATGTTTAATAAAATCCTCTTCTAATATATTCTTTAAACATTGTATAAGTTCTTCTGCATTTTCAATA harbors:
- a CDS encoding PorP/SprF family type IX secretion system membrane protein; the protein is MKFKIGIITFFLTCFTVQAQQEPQHTQYMYNTLTINPAYAGSRGMMSIFGMHRSQWVGLDGAPATSTFALHTPIKYSKLGLGFSFTNDQIGPQDFNSIAADLSYSLDFDYGRKLSFGFKVVGDLLNVDYTKLDIYHPDDLKFQSNIDNRFSPNFGAGIYWSTPDYYLGISTPRILETKFYDQQKESVVREKMHYYLIGGYVFDLTHDVKLKPAFMSKIVQGSPLQIDLSANALFMEKFTLGLAYRVDAAMSALAGFQLSDQLFIGYAYDAETTKLANHNSGSHEIFLRFELLGNYKRIITPRFF
- a CDS encoding OmpA family protein, yielding MKKSIIFYIICAVFACNSVFAQRVNLTKAAEAYEQFAYVDAIETYERIAAKGFRSQEMLQQLANAYYFRADYQNAARWYKELFNLNAQQAPAYFYRYAQSLKALENYPEADKMMSEFTVLSQKERRAQLSKERKDYLTEITRNSGSYEVKPLSINSPYSDYGAVFYKNRIVFTSARDTGGLSKRKDHWTGESFTNLYEAEITNMGEAINPVRFSANLSSKFHESTPTFTKDGSTIYFTRNNFHNHKRKTNKQQTTLLKIYRASYLNGEWTNIEELPFTSDEYSTAHPILTPSEDFLYFVSDMPGSIGKSDLYRVAINKDGSFGKPENLGDYINTEGKESFPFISQDNVLFFASDGYPGLGGLDMYASKINEDGSFSVPQNLSTPLNSPMDDFSFIMNPTTKHGYVSSNRSNGIGGDDIYLVHELRPLQFSCNQLISGIITDKETGKPMDGVKVSLLDNQFKVLKTVITQNDGNYLFEDLNCGDIYYVRAEKESYEIKEIPVTLPQENGTSNVPIKLDKKRIPVKVGDDLAKIFNIEMIYFDFNKYDIRPDAALDLSKIVDMMKEYPNMQVSIRTHTDSRGSKKYNERLSDNRAKSIMKWMTQQGIEAKRLIAKGYGESQLINKCADTVECTEEEHQLNRRSEFLIIQL
- a CDS encoding glycoside hydrolase family 2 TIM barrel-domain containing protein, whose product is MNKIIIVIILAFVGISCQERNLSEVPAQTNHYNHTVFEENKLPPRATFFGVESSNINRKEDSKRFLSLNGSWKFHFVKDPKQRPTTFQHVTYDDSHWGEIKVPANWETEGFDHPIYLDERYPFETKWPDIPTDYNPVGTYRKLVEISKEMLSEDIILHFAAAKSAMYVYVNGEYVGYSQGSKTPAEFNITPYLHPGSNLIALQMFRWSDASYLESQDMLRVSGIERDVYLYTQPKVSIADYYVQTNLDSSYTDGVLNAEVTLKNTLSQDAKRTLTIAIKDADSLLFSSNEILIIPADSSIVVSVEKIFHKVNKWSAEEPNRYKVAIAMEDMDNSFNNQYINAYTGFKRVEIKNSQLLVNGQPIYIRGVNRHETHPISGHVVPKEYMEMDIKLMKQHNINAVRSSHYPNDPYWLELCDKYGLYVVDEANIESHPLAINEDTQIGNEESWLPAHMMRLKRMFYRDRNHVSIYSWSLGNEAGEGTVFKTMYNWIKSQDNNRIVQYEPARKEDYTDIYCPMYPRFNYLIEHGQSNSTKPSIMIEYAHAMGNSVGNLQDYWDIIEKYPNLQGGYIWDWVDQSLEYKDKNGTPYFAYGHDFHPDLPTDGNFLNNGLVDPYRRPHPHIVEVKKVYEPIQFSYLGKGILQVDNKNFFTNLSDKEMIWKLFENGVLVDEGEPFRMSIPPQEKQTIFLKGIPSTFNANNEYILEVVMYQKKETEMIPKGHEIAWDQFIIHKKGIQAQKQGDGKSLEINSNKEIIEISNDLVSLELNKMTGEITQWVFNNTVVSNSPIRPNFWRPPTDNDLGNGMQSWAKVWQDATYNLKARLVSPPNKTDKGVTFKVQYDLPNQEADVSIAFTLGNDGSLGLDYSFTPIKKELPSIPRIGMFMLLPTKYNKVSWYGNGPEESYWDRKTGVKAGIYTTEISDAFHRYMRPQETGNRTDVRWVKIQSSSLSLTAKGTLGYINTSTWPFNMTELDFVEGKDGAESASGLVPVTTRHGADIKLGDQMQWNLDLLQMGVGGDNSWGAKVHQEYTIPPKVYKYSIEIVPTLQN